DNA from Cyanobacteria bacterium FACHB-DQ100:
CGCGATCGTGAGATTGTTCTCTAGATATAGAACGCCTGTGAGCTTTCCTTGATGCAGAATTGGCGCACATAGAACGGATTTGGGCTGATGCTCCACAATGTAGGCATCTCTTGTAAATGCGCCCTGCACGGCAGCTTGATCGAGGACGATCGATTCACCAGTTCTCGCAACATAATTCACGATTGCGGCTGAATAAAGCTGCATTCCTTGCGATGCTGCGACTTGGAGCGATCCCGTCTTTTCGAGCAAGAGCAATCCAGATTCTGCCCCTGCATTCTCGATTACAAGCTGCATCAACTTCGTGAGCAAGCGATCGAGCACAATTTCACTCGAAAGCACCTGCGCTGCTTTCATCACGGTTGCCAAGTCTAACGTTTGATTCGGTTCAGAAGAGCGGGTGAAAAGCGTCGGGTACTGTTGTTCGAGTTGTCTGACTTTGGCGATCGCCCCCCAGCGCTGATATCCCTCATAAGCATCCCTTAGATAGGCTTGAGCAATTTTGTCTTTGTGAAGTGAGAAGTAGAATTCTGCGGCGCGTTCGTTGGCGATCGCGGCTTCGTGTAGATAGCCGTGTGTAATTGCACCAGAAATCGCTTGATCGTATCGCTCGATCGCTTCACTGCGATTTCCCAGGCATCTCGATCGCTCTGCTTCAACCAAATCGTACTTATGCTGAAAGTTCATCGGTGCGGCAGTTGCCCAAATCTTTAGCTTGGCTTGATTGCGGTTGACTTTCTCTAAATCAGGCTGAGCGATCGTCATCTGCACCAGAGAATCATAGAAATAAAACACAGGCACAACCAAAAATGCTTGCACTCCGTCTAGATAAGCTTCAGCCTGAGTTGCATATTCTAGAGCTTGCTGATGGCAGTTCAACAAGTAACAGAGCAGCAGCTTATTGAAATATAAATAATGCAGTCCGGTGCGATCGTTTGCCGCTTGTAGGAGCGGTAAAAACTCTTCTTCGTTGTACGCTTCACCGAGCAATCGACAAGAATGCGGTGTCGATTGCAGCAGATTCAGTACACTCTGTTCAAAGATACGATTCCAGCTTGAGGCGTTTTCCTGCTTGAGTTGCGTGAGTGCAGCGCTCACGGTTGCCAGTTCGGGGGCGAGCTGAGGCAGTTCTTCTCCGCTCAAATAAGCATATTGTCCTCGTTGCATCGCAGCATAACCACTATATTCTAAGTGTCCTTGTTCGACTCCACTGTGGTAGGTGTAAAGCAATAGCGGCAAGATGTCTCTGACATGGACTTTTCCGTGCATTGTACAGGCTCCAGCCACGAACCGAGTTTGAGCTTGCGGAGCTAAAGTGCCAAAGCGATCGAGCAATCTGAGCGCCAACTGTCCAAACTGGTAAGCCGACTCTGGATCATGAACAATTCCACTCAGAATGACCCCGTAACACACATAGCTATAAGCTGAAGACGAAGAATTTCCATATTGCAGCGATAAATTGACTTGCTCACAAATCACCACTGGAAACAGCATCGGTGCGGATTGATAAGTCGGAGAACCTAAACTGGCGAGCATTTGGATGGTCATTAACTGCTCTGGATCGCTCATTAACGGCAGATCGATGAGAGCTTCGATGTTTTTTCCAGCTAAGTTCGCGGCTGTGTTAGCGATCGTCTGCTGCACCTGTGCCGCAGTCGGTGAAATCGGGAATTCCACGCCTAATTGCGCCAAAGCTTGTAAGCCAATTTCCACGGCTTCAAGCTGCTTCATCTGCGCCATCCGCGCTTGAATTTTGATCTCATAAACTTTCATTTTGTCGGTCGCGCTGTTTGCCTGCTGCAAAACGATCGCCGCCCATTGCTCCATCTGTTCAAAGTCGCCTTGTAGATAAGCAACTTCGATCGAAGTTTCATACAGCTTCAGCGTGAAGTCATAGCGCTGAAGCCAACAATCACTGCTCAGTAAACTAATTCCAATCTTGAGATAACGCAGCGCAGATTCGTAGGCGATCGCAACTTTTGCTTTTTCACCTGCAATTAAATTTAGTTCTGCTAACTCATCCCGTTCTGCTTCTGAAGTCAGCAAGGCTCGACCCACATTGAGATGATTCACCAGTGAGAAAATCATTTCTTGGCGATCATCGGGAGATGTGTTTTGCAGTAGCAATCGACCGATTTTCAGATGCGTTGCTTCGCGTTCTGGTTCTGGAATCAGAGAATAAGCAGCTTGCTGCACCCGATCGTGCAAAAACTTATAGCCAATCTCTTTCTGAGCCGTATCGAGTCGATCGAAGACCAGTGGAGTTTTGTAAGACTCAGACAGGGGCAACACGAATCCCGCTTGCAGGGCTTCCCACAGATCTTGGGCGGTTTCCGGGATCGATCGCTGATAGATAATGGATAAAACATTGAGATTGAAAGTACTTCCAATACAAGCCGCTAACTTCAAAACCGATTGAGTGGTCTGTGAGAGTTTTTGCACTCGGCTGACCATCAACTCCACCACGTTCTCAGTCATATCGATGTCTTGAAGCTGATCGGGGTTCCATTCCCAGCAGCGCTGCTGAAAGTCAAATCTCAGGCGATCGTCTTGATGCAGCGATTTTAGCAATTGCGTCACAAAGAATGGATTCCCCTGCGTTTTACGCCATACCAGATCCGCTAACGGCTCAGCTAGATTTAATCCAGTGTGCAAAGTTTCAGCGATAAGTTGAGTAACCTGTGTTGGATTCAAGGGTTGCAGCACAATCTGATTGATCGTCGCTCCCGCTTGTCGAATCTGCTCTAAGGTCTGAATCAGAGGATGAGACAGACTGACTTCATTGTCTCGATAAGCCCCAATCAGCAGTAGTCCTTGATGCTCTGACGTATTAATGATGCGTTCAATCAGCTTCAGTGAGGATAAATCCGCCCACTGCAAATCATCCAGGAACACCACTAAAGGATGCTGTGGCTGACTAAAGACCTGAATAAACTGCTGAAAAACGCGATGAAATCGATTTTGGGATTGAACGGCATCGAGTGGAGGCGCAGGAGGCTGTTTTCCAATAATTCGCTCTACATCAGGAAACACATCAATGATGACTTGACCATTCACCCCGATCGCACTCAACAATCGCGATCTCCAGTCCGTTATCTCTCGATCGCTCTCAGTCAGAAGCTGCCGAATTAATTCCTGAAACGCCTGAATTAATGCAGCATAAGGAATACTACGCTTGAACTGATCAAACTTACCCGAAATAAAGTATCCCCTGCCGCGCGATGCGATCGACCGATGCACTTCGTTGACTAATGAAGATTTACCAACCCCAGAATAACCACCGACTAACAGCAGTTCGGTGTGACCCTTTGAAGCACCAACGCGATCGAATGCCGCCAACAATGCCTGAACTTCTAATTCCCGTCCATAAAGCTTTTGTGGAATTGAAAATTGACTGAATAAATCCAGTTCTCCAATTTTGAATTCAGCAATTTTGCCGACGGTTGAGAGCGATCGCCAACAGGTTTCTAAATCCGCTTGTAGCCCAAGCGCGCTCTGATATCGCTCTTCTGCGGTTTTCGCTAAAAGCTTCATCACAATGTCTGATACCACTGAAGGAATATCAGCATTGAGGATCGATGGAGAAACCGGATTTTTGGCGATGTGGCAATGAATGAGTTCTAGAGGATCAGTCGTTTCATAGGGCAACTGTCCGGTGAGCATTTGATAAAAGGTGACACCTAAGCTGTAGAAATCCGATCGATAGTCAATCGATCGATTCATTCTTCCGGTTTGCTCTGGTGCAATGTAGCTTAAATTGCCTTCAATGAGGGAAATTGTACGATCGGTTTTCTCCTCTTTTGAAAGACAAGAAGCAACACTAAAGTCAAAAATCTGAACTTCAAGCGAGTCAGGCTTGACCAGAATATTGTGGGGATTGAGATCTTTGTGAATAATTTTGTTCTGATGAAGCTGCACCAAGATAGCTGCAAGTTGAATCGCAAGCCGCAAAAAATGCTCTAAAGCTAAAGGCTGTTGTGCCAGAAAGGTATCAAGGGGCTGTCCTTGAAGGTCGGGTAAAACGATCGCGCATCCGCCGCGGTAATTTTCTAAAGCAAGGGGTTGAATCACTCCGGGAATGTTCAAGCCCTGAAGAATCTTATATTCGTGTTTTAAGCGGGTCAGCTCTTCAACTTTCGGATGGTCTGTCTTTGAAACTTTAAGTGCCACTCGATCAGAGGTTTGCGCGATAGCAGCACGATAGAGAATGGTGTAGGTGCCTTGATGCAGGACTTCTAGTAGCTTACAGTCCTCAATGTCCATAATGTTCTTTCAGTGCTGTTTTAACACTCTAAAACAGATGAAAGATAAATATTCTTAAATTGTACTTAAATTAATTTTGTGACATCTAGAAAATTTGTAATGTGTCAAAGCGGTAATGTCAGCACAAATTCTGTCCCTTTGTTTTTCTCGGTCTTCATCTGAATCGTTCCACGATGGTTGTCTACGATGATTTTTTGCACGATCGCTAAGCCTAATCCTGTGCCTTTACCGACTGCTTTTGTGGTGAATCGCTGGTGAAATATTTTCTCTTTAATCGTCTCTGGAATTCCAACGCCATTATCCGCGATCGAAACTTTTACCTGATCTTGCTCGATTGCCGTGCGAATAATAATCTGATTCGGATTAGCTTGGATCTGACTGTAGCTGCGTTCTCGATTCGATTCTTCGAGTGCGTCGATTGCATTCGCCAGCAGATTCATAAACACCTGATTCAGTTGTCCCGGAAAACATTGAATCATCGGCAGTTGACCGTACTCTGTAACCACCTGAATCTCTGGTCGCTGCGCATTTGCCTTGAGCCGATGCCGCAAAATTAAAAGGGTACTATCAATGCCTTCGTGCAGGTTAAACTGCTGCTTTTGATCGGTATCCGCGCGAGAAAACGTGCGAAGACTTCTACTAATTGCGGTAATGCGATCGCCGCTGTCTTGTAGCGTTCTAATCAGCTTTGGTAAATCCTCGCGCAGATAGTCTAGATCTTCCAGTGCCGCTTCGATTTCTGCTCCAGGCTCAGGAAATGTTTTGCAGTAGAGATCAATAACCTCAAACAATTCTGTGACTGAATTGTGAATCGCATTCACATTGCCAACAATACACGCGATCGGATTATTGATTTCGTGCGCCACTCCTGCAACCAGATTACCCAGGGCTGACATTTTTTCGTTTTGAATCAGTTGTAGCTGTGAGGCTTCGAGTGCTTCGGCTTTTTGGGCGACTTGCTCGGCTAAGTTCTGAGTCAGGCAATGCAACTGTAAATGGGTTCTAACTCGTGCTAAGACTTCTCTTTCGTGAAATGGTTTAGTGATGAAGTCTACGGCTCCAAGATCAAAAGATTTAACTTTGCTATCTGTATCAGCAAGCGCAGTCATGAAAATGATCGGAATGTCGTGAGTCCGAGAATTTGCCTTAATCCGACGGCAGGTTTCAAAGCCATCAATTCCTGGCATCATCACATCGAGCAAGATTAAGTCAGGTAAGCGACGTTCTAGCTGCTGAAGGGCACGATCACCGCTAGTGGCGATCGCAATATCAAATCCGGCATCGCTCAGTGCCTCTGAAATCACTTCTAAATTCGTCGGCGTATCATCAACAATCAAAATTAAACCTGTGAGGTCAGACATAGGATGATTATGGGAGAGATGATGGGAGATATTGCTGTATAAATGCTTCAATTTGCTCGCTCTGGAACTGTTTTGCAAGCTGGATCACCTGTTGCACAAAGGGCTGATAACGATCGTCTTGCTGCTGCAATTGTTCTGCGAGCCGAATGAGTTTTTTCAATCGTCCTTCTTGCGCGAGTTCTAGCCAGACTTGTAAATCAGCCGTAGGTGGGGCAAGTCGTTCGGTTAGTGAGGTTAGCGATTTTGGCTGAGATGCTTCGGATGTCCAGGTGAGATTGAGATGCTTTTTGAGCAAGCTTAATAATTCCTGAACTTGCACAGGCTTTGCGAGAAAGTCATCGCCGCCTGCCTCAAAGCTGCTTTGCTGCTCTGAGGGGGCAACGGAAGCAGAGGAAACAATCACCGTCAGCGATTTGAGTCGATCGTTCTGCCGAATCTGTTGCAACAGCGTAAAGCCATCCATCACGGGCATAGCTAAATCCGTGATGATCAAATCAGGAACGGCTTGAGAAAGTTGCACTAAGCCTGCTTGCCCATGTTCCGCTTCTGTCACCACAAATCCCAGAGGCTCTAATAAATGCAGCAGAACCGCACGATTTTCCCAGCGATCGTCGATCACCAGAATGTGTCGTCTTGCGCCCTCATAGCCAATAATATTGCCTGCTGTAGCGGTTTGCTGTTGGCTCCAGTCCAGAGCGATCGGAACTTTCACCTCGAAATAAAAATCGCTCCCCACGCCTAGCTGACTTTTGACGCGAATCTGTCCCCCCATAAGTTGCACAATCTGCTGACTGAGCGCGAGTCCAAGACCCGTTCCTTCGGTTTTGCGCTGTTGTTCCCCGACTTGCTCAAAGGCTTGAAAGAGCCGATTGATATGCTCTGGTGCAATCCCCACTCCGGTATCTGCAACAACGAATCGGAGTTGAACCGTTTGATCAGGTGCGGCTGCAATCTGACAGACGCTGAGAGTAACGCGACCTCGATCGGTGAACTTGATCGCATTTCCCACAAGATTGAGCAAAACTTGACGCAAGCGCTTTTCATCGACAGCAATTCCTACAGGCAGGTCAGGATCTGGCTCAAAATGAAACTGAATCGCTTTTTGCTCGGCTCGAACGCGACAAATTTCAACAATGCCCTGCAAAAAAGCGGGAAAGTGAATCGCTTGGGGGGACAGCTCTAGTTTGCGGGCTTCAATTTTAGATAGATCGAGGATGTCGTTGATTAACATCAGAAGATGAGAGCCGCACTGGTGAATGACGTTAATT
Protein-coding regions in this window:
- a CDS encoding response regulator, whose translation is MSDLTGLILIVDDTPTNLEVISEALSDAGFDIAIATSGDRALQQLERRLPDLILLDVMMPGIDGFETCRRIKANSRTHDIPIIFMTALADTDSKVKSFDLGAVDFITKPFHEREVLARVRTHLQLHCLTQNLAEQVAQKAEALEASQLQLIQNEKMSALGNLVAGVAHEINNPIACIVGNVNAIHNSVTELFEVIDLYCKTFPEPGAEIEAALEDLDYLREDLPKLIRTLQDSGDRITAISRSLRTFSRADTDQKQQFNLHEGIDSTLLILRHRLKANAQRPEIQVVTEYGQLPMIQCFPGQLNQVFMNLLANAIDALEESNRERSYSQIQANPNQIIIRTAIEQDQVKVSIADNGVGIPETIKEKIFHQRFTTKAVGKGTGLGLAIVQKIIVDNHRGTIQMKTEKNKGTEFVLTLPL
- a CDS encoding AAA family ATPase; this translates as MDIEDCKLLEVLHQGTYTILYRAAIAQTSDRVALKVSKTDHPKVEELTRLKHEYKILQGLNIPGVIQPLALENYRGGCAIVLPDLQGQPLDTFLAQQPLALEHFLRLAIQLAAILVQLHQNKIIHKDLNPHNILVKPDSLEVQIFDFSVASCLSKEEKTDRTISLIEGNLSYIAPEQTGRMNRSIDYRSDFYSLGVTFYQMLTGQLPYETTDPLELIHCHIAKNPVSPSILNADIPSVVSDIVMKLLAKTAEERYQSALGLQADLETCWRSLSTVGKIAEFKIGELDLFSQFSIPQKLYGRELEVQALLAAFDRVGASKGHTELLLVGGYSGVGKSSLVNEVHRSIASRGRGYFISGKFDQFKRSIPYAALIQAFQELIRQLLTESDREITDWRSRLLSAIGVNGQVIIDVFPDVERIIGKQPPAPPLDAVQSQNRFHRVFQQFIQVFSQPQHPLVVFLDDLQWADLSSLKLIERIINTSEHQGLLLIGAYRDNEVSLSHPLIQTLEQIRQAGATINQIVLQPLNPTQVTQLIAETLHTGLNLAEPLADLVWRKTQGNPFFVTQLLKSLHQDDRLRFDFQQRCWEWNPDQLQDIDMTENVVELMVSRVQKLSQTTQSVLKLAACIGSTFNLNVLSIIYQRSIPETAQDLWEALQAGFVLPLSESYKTPLVFDRLDTAQKEIGYKFLHDRVQQAAYSLIPEPEREATHLKIGRLLLQNTSPDDRQEMIFSLVNHLNVGRALLTSEAERDELAELNLIAGEKAKVAIAYESALRYLKIGISLLSSDCWLQRYDFTLKLYETSIEVAYLQGDFEQMEQWAAIVLQQANSATDKMKVYEIKIQARMAQMKQLEAVEIGLQALAQLGVEFPISPTAAQVQQTIANTAANLAGKNIEALIDLPLMSDPEQLMTIQMLASLGSPTYQSAPMLFPVVICEQVNLSLQYGNSSSSAYSYVCYGVILSGIVHDPESAYQFGQLALRLLDRFGTLAPQAQTRFVAGACTMHGKVHVRDILPLLLYTYHSGVEQGHLEYSGYAAMQRGQYAYLSGEELPQLAPELATVSAALTQLKQENASSWNRIFEQSVLNLLQSTPHSCRLLGEAYNEEEFLPLLQAANDRTGLHYLYFNKLLLCYLLNCHQQALEYATQAEAYLDGVQAFLVVPVFYFYDSLVQMTIAQPDLEKVNRNQAKLKIWATAAPMNFQHKYDLVEAERSRCLGNRSEAIERYDQAISGAITHGYLHEAAIANERAAEFYFSLHKDKIAQAYLRDAYEGYQRWGAIAKVRQLEQQYPTLFTRSSEPNQTLDLATVMKAAQVLSSEIVLDRLLTKLMQLVIENAGAESGLLLLEKTGSLQVAASQGMQLYSAAIVNYVARTGESIVLDQAAVQGAFTRDAYIVEHQPKSVLCAPILHQGKLTGVLYLENNLTIAAFTPERLEVLQLLAAQAAIAIENARLYADLEEAKRTLEGKVIRRTRELQFKNIHLQQEMSERQRAERAAAAANQAKSEFLANMSHELRTPLNGILGFAQILNKDTSFTESQKNGIRIIHRCGEHLLTLINDVLDLSRIEARKMELHCNDFYLSELLEGVVAICGIRATQKGITFRDETQSPLPRLIRADEKRLRQVLINLLGNAVKFTDRGHVTFKVGYVSAFEPTAEAATKVRFQVEDTGVGMSPAQLQEIFQPFKQVGERRHQTEGTGLGLAISRDLIRLMGSEIQVRSTPGEGSVFWFDLDLVEVCYLPGTIEQSRIRGFKGDRTILVVDDKAENREVLVNLLKPLGFEVIEAIDGQDALEKAQQFHPDAILLDLVMPRMDGFETTRQLRLSENLHETVIIATSASVFAMDQQRSREVGCDGFLSKPIREIELLEQLSAHLKLDWIQEASPQPSLQSELVAPPAAELSMLQNLAMMGDLKAIVQRSEQLEQQSPEFTAFTTHLRQLAKSFKRKQILEFINSF